One segment of Pyricularia oryzae 70-15 chromosome 3, whole genome shotgun sequence DNA contains the following:
- a CDS encoding CutC family protein: MNHLEVPVFSPSSARQVAALGVNRIELNAAGSYGEGGLTPSLAELSELLSSTAAAPASQSQRVPVRVMIRPRGPPPAPSADFIYNPQELKAGMRDAIVAFKESNLMHAELGDGFVFGILKQQASASDEVVVDVDRNRELVRLAQPYTCVFHRAFDDVVGSTDRQEASLGQALEDVVACGFGGILTSGGPGNAPDNVETLRHIVCLASARNIEIIAGGGVRARNAQSIIREALRAQGPNDCGDDKGARWLHSSCLTSSAVGDVGDREIDKSEVTSLLQVLRHG; the protein is encoded by the coding sequence ATGAATCATCTCGAGGTCCCCGTCTTCTCACCCTCCTCGGCCCGGCAGGTCGCGGCTCTTGGTGTCAACCGGATCGAGCTCAACGCGGCTGGGTCGTATGGCGAAGGCGGCCTCACGCCGTCGCTAGCCGAGCTCTCCGAGCTTCTGTCGTCGactgccgccgcccccgccagCCAAAGCCAGCGCGTGCCCGTCCGCGTCATGATCCGGCCCCGGGGGCCCCCACCTGCCCCATCTGCCGACTTCATTTATAACCCCCAGGAGCTAAAGGCCGGGATGCGGGATGCCATCGTCGCCTTCAAGGAATCCAACCTGATGCACGCTGAGCTGGGAGACGGATTCGTCTTTGGGATCCTGAAGCAGCAGGCGTCAGCATCAGACGAGGTTGTCGTCGACGTGGACCGCAACCGAGAGCTCGTGCGTCTCGCCCAACCCTATACCTGCGTGTTCCACCGCGCCTTTGACGACGTCGTGGGCTCCACCGACAGGCAAGAGGCGTCGCTAGGTCAGGCGCTTGAAGACGTGGTCGCGTGCGGCTTCGGCGGCATCCTCACCTCCGGCGGCCCAGGCAACGCGCCCGACAACGTCGAGACGCTGCGGCACATCGTCTGCCTGGCAAGCGCCAGGAACATCGAGATcatcgccggcggcggcgtccgcGCTCGGAACGCTCAAAGCATCATCCGAGAGGCGCTCAGGGCACAGGGTCCAAATGACTGCGGCGACGACAAGGGCGCGCGCTGGCTGCATTCTTCATGTCTGACCTCGAGCGCGGTGGGAGACGTCGGCGATCGAGAGATTGACAAGTCTGAGGTGACGAGTCTGTTGCAAGTGCTGAGACACGGCTGA